TCGAAGGTACAGTAAGCGCTATCGAGTACGATCCGTACAGAAACTGTCGTATCGCTCTTGTAACTTATGCAGACGGTGAAAAAAGATACATCCTACAACCAAAAGGTTTAAATGTAGGTGATAAAATTTCAGCAGCTGAATCTGGTTTAGACGTTAAACCTGGTAATGCAATGAAACTTAAAAACATCCCTGTTGGTACAACTGTACACAACGTTGAGTTAAAAGTTGGAAAAGGTGGACAAATGGTACGTTCAGCTGGAACTTCTGCTCAAATTATGGGTCGTGACGGTAAGTATGTTTCTTTACGTATGCCTTCATCTGAAATGAGACTTGTTCTTGGTGAATGTATGGCAACTGTTGGTGTAGTTGGTAACGAAGAGTACTCAAACATCGTATTAGCTAAAGCTGGTCGTACTCGTCATATGGGTATCCGTCCTCAAACTCGTGGTTCTGCAATGAACCCAATTGATCACCCGCATGGTGGTGGTGAAGGTAAAACGAATTCAGGTCGTCATCCAGTTACTCCTTGGGGTAAACCAACGAAGGGTGCTAAAACTCGTCGTAAAAAAGCAAGTGATAAATTAATCATCACTCGTCGTAAACCAAATGCAAAAAGGGTAGGTTAATGGCTCGTTCAGTTAAAAAAGGTCCATTCGTAGATGACCATTTAATGAAAAAAGTTGAAGCTGCTAAAGCAAGCGGAGACAAAAAACCTATTAAAACTTGGTCAAGAAGATCAGTAGTTCTTCCTGATATGATCGGTTTAACATTAAATGTTCATAATGGTCGCCAATTTGTTCCTGTATATGTAACAGAGAACCACATTGGTTATAAACTTGGTGAATTCGCACCAACTCGTACATTTAAGGGCCACAAGGGCTCTGTTCAGAAGAAGGGGTAATCATGGCTAGAGCATTATTAAAATTTATCCGTGTATCACCAATTAAATCTCGTCTAATTGCTAGAGAGGTTCAAGGTATGAATGCTGAAGAAGCAATGGCTGCTTTAGAATTTACTCCAAACAAAGCTGCAAAAATTATCTCTAAAGTTATTGCATCAGCAGTAGCTAACAGCGGTAACGAAGCAGAAGATTGTGTTATCACATCTTGTCGTGTTGACAATGGTCCAGTACTTAAACGTTTCCGTCCACGTGCTCGTGGTATGGCTTCAGGTATCAGAAAACCAACAGCACATATCTTAGTAGAAGTAGAGGGTAAATAGTATGGGTCAAAAAGTTAATCCTATTGGTTTACGTCTTGGTATCAACCGTAACTGGGAAAGCCGTTGGTTTCCTAAGTTTGAATCTGCTGCAGCAAATTTAGGTGAAGATCACAAGATTAGAACATATTTAAAGAAAGAACTTTACTATGCTGGTGTTTCTAACATCATCATTGAAAGAACTGTAAAAAGATTACGTGTAACTATCATTGCTGCTCGTCCTGGTATTATTATCGGGAAAAAAGGTGCTGATATTGAGAAACTTAAAACTTCTCTTCAAAACCTTATCGGTAAAGCTGTTTCTGTAAACATCAAAGAAGAGAAAAAAGCTCAAGCTTCTGCACAATTAGTTGCAGAGAACGTAGCTACTCAATTAGAGCGTCGTGTTGCATTCCGTAGAGCTATGAAAAAAGTTATGCAAGGTGCACAAAGAAGTGGTGCTAAAGGTATCAAAGTTTCTGTTTCTGGACGTCTTGGTGGTGCTGAGATGGCAAGAACTGAGTGGTACTTAGAGGGTCGTGTTCCTCTTCATACACTTCGTGCAAAAATCGACTATGGTTTCGCAGAAGCTCATACTACATACGGTATCATCGGTATTAAAGTATGGATCTTCAAAGGTGAGGTACTAACTAAAGGTATCCCTGCAGAAGCTAAAGAAGAGAAAAAAGAGCGTCGCGGAAGAAAACCACGTCGTGAAAATAGTGAAAAGGCGGAATAGATCATGTTAATGCCAAAAAGAACAAAATATCGTAAAGTAATGAAAGGTCGTAACCGTGGTTACGCTCGTTCAGGTTACAAATTAGCTTTTGGTGACATCGGTTTTAAAGCTGTAGAAGCTGGTCGTATCAATTCTCGTCAAATTGAATCGGCTCGTATCTCTGCTACGCGTCACATTAAAAGAAATGGTAAGATTTGGATTCGTGTATTCCCTGCTAAACCTTTAACAAAACGTCCTTTAGAAGTTCGTATGGGTAAGGGTAAAGGTCCAGTTGACCAATGGGTAATGAACATTAAACCAGGTCGTATAATCTTTGAAATGGGTGGTGTACCTCACGATTTAGCTCGTGAAGCTTTAACTTTAGCAATGCACAAACTTCCATTCAAAACAAAAATTGTTACTGCGGAGATGAGCAATGAAATATTCTGATTTAGCAGGTAAAAGTGCAGCTGAACTTCAAGCAATGCTTAAAGAGAAGAAAACTGAGCTGTTTACTCTAAAAATTAAACAAAAAATGATGCAATTACAAAACAGCAGCGAATTAAAAACTGCTAAAAAAGATATTGCAAGAATCAACACTGCATTAACTGCAGTAGCAAAGTAGGGGACGAGCGATGACACATAAACGTGAAATTCAAGGTAATGTTGTAAAAATTGCTGGTGAGAAAACTATTACAATCGTAGTTGAACGCCGTGTAATGCATCCTCGTTACCACAAAGTTGTAAAACGTTTCAAAAAGTACCTAGTACATGATGAGCGTAATGAGGCAAAAGTTGGAGACGAGGTAGTAGCTATCGAATGTCGTCCACTTTCTAAAACAAAATCTTTTAGACTTAAGTCAGTAGTTAAAGGAGCGTAGTAATGATTCAAGGTTTTACTCGTTTAAACGTAGCTGATAACACAGGTGCAAAAGAGATTATGTGTATTAAGGTTCTTGGTGGTTCTAAGCGTCGTTATGCAACAGTAGGTGACGTTATCGTTGCTTCTGTTAAAAAAGCGATTCCAACTGCTAAAGTTAAAAAAGGTAAAGTTGTAAAAGCTGTTATCGTTAGAACTCATAAAGAAGTTCAAAGAGAAAACGGTTCATTAATTCGTTTTGATGACAATGCAGCTGTTATACTTGATGACAAGAGAGAGCCTATCGGTACTCGTATCTTCGGACCAATTGGTCGTGAAGTACGTTATGCTGGATTTATGAAAATCGTATCTCTTGCTCCGGAGGTTGTTTAATGGCAAAATTTAATTTCAAAAAAGGCGATACTGTAGAGATTATCGCTGGTGATGACAAAGGTAAAAAAGCTACAGTTTTAGCTGTTCTACCAAAGAAAAACAAAGTAATCGTAGAGGGTTGTAAAATAGCTAAAAAAGCTGTTAAACCAACTGAAGAAAACACTAAAGGTGGTCATATCAATAAAGAGATGCCTATCGATGTTTCAAATGTACGTAAAGTGGAGGCATAATTAGATGGCTCGTTTAAAAGAAAAATATTTAGCTTTAAAACCAGAGTTACAATCTGCGTTAGATATTAAAAATGTTATGGATATTCCTGCATTAGAGAAAGTAGTTATCTCTGTTGGTGCTGGTTTTGCTATGAAAGATAACAAACTTATTCAAAACATTGAAGATACTATTACAACTATCGCTGGTCAAAAAGCTTCTACTGTAATCGCTAAGAAATCTGTTGCAGGTTTCAAAGTTCGTGAAGGTATGCCAGTAGGTGTTCGTGTAACACTTCGTGGTGAAAATATGTATAACTTCTTCGATCGCCTTGTATCTATCGCACTTCCTCGTGTGAAAGACTTCCGTGGTGTTCCAAGAAATGGTTTTGACGGTCGTGGTAACTATAACTTCGGTCTTCAAGAGCAACTTATCTTCCCAGAAATCAGTTATGATTCTATCATGCAAATCCATGGTATGAACATCACTGTAGTTACAACTGCGAAAGATGATAAGGCAGCATATACTCTATTAGAAAAAATGGGTATGCCTTTTACTAAGGGAGGAAGCAACTAATGGCAAAGAAGTCTATGATCGCTAAAGCGAAACGTACTCCAAAATATGCAGTACGTGCATATACAAGATGTCAGATTTGTGGTCGTCCACACTCTGTAATTCGTGATTTCGGTATCTGCCGTATCTGTTTTAGAAAAATGGCAAACGAGGGAATGATCCCAGGTGTTAGAAAGTCTAGCTGGTAAGCCGGAAACTTCTAATTATTAGTTTTTAGCAGTTTTTACTGCTAATTACACAAAAGTCAAGGAAAAAAAATGGCAATTAATGATTTAGTATCTGATGCGTTAACTCGTATCCGTAATGCTGGAATGAGAAGATTAGCTACTACTACTTTAGTTCACTCTAAAAGTGTTGAAGCTGTAGCAAATATCTTAGTTGAAAAAGGTTATCTAGAGTCTGCTAATGTAATCGAAGATGGTGTGAAAAAGACTATCAAAGTTGCATTAAAATATGATGATAACGAAAAAAATGTGATCAATGAATTAAAACGTGTATCTAAACCAGGTCGTCGTATCTACAAAGGTAAAGATGAAATTAAACGTTTTAAAAATGGTTACGGTACTATTATAGTTAGTACTTCACGTGGCGTTCTACCAAACGATAAAGCTTACGAGCTTGGTATTGGTGGCGAAGTTATGTGTACAGTTTGGTAGGAGGAATAGCATGTCAAGAATTGGAAAAAATCCTGTAGAGTTTGCAGCTGATATTAAAGTTAGCGCAAATGGTAATGTTATAACTTTTGCTAAAGGTAACAAAAGTGTTGATTTAGACACTAAAGGTTACGTTACTTTTGAAATTGAAGGAAACACTTTAACTTTCAAAAACTTATCTGAATCTCGTGAGCATAGAGCTTTCTGGGGAACTTTTAGAGCATTAGCTCAAAAC
Above is a window of Sulfurimonas marina DNA encoding:
- the rpsC gene encoding 30S ribosomal protein S3; this encodes MGQKVNPIGLRLGINRNWESRWFPKFESAAANLGEDHKIRTYLKKELYYAGVSNIIIERTVKRLRVTIIAARPGIIIGKKGADIEKLKTSLQNLIGKAVSVNIKEEKKAQASAQLVAENVATQLERRVAFRRAMKKVMQGAQRSGAKGIKVSVSGRLGGAEMARTEWYLEGRVPLHTLRAKIDYGFAEAHTTYGIIGIKVWIFKGEVLTKGIPAEAKEEKKERRGRKPRRENSEKAE
- the rplX gene encoding 50S ribosomal protein L24, with protein sequence MAKFNFKKGDTVEIIAGDDKGKKATVLAVLPKKNKVIVEGCKIAKKAVKPTEENTKGGHINKEMPIDVSNVRKVEA
- the rpsQ gene encoding 30S ribosomal protein S17, yielding MTHKREIQGNVVKIAGEKTITIVVERRVMHPRYHKVVKRFKKYLVHDERNEAKVGDEVVAIECRPLSKTKSFRLKSVVKGA
- the rplP gene encoding 50S ribosomal protein L16, with translation MLMPKRTKYRKVMKGRNRGYARSGYKLAFGDIGFKAVEAGRINSRQIESARISATRHIKRNGKIWIRVFPAKPLTKRPLEVRMGKGKGPVDQWVMNIKPGRIIFEMGGVPHDLAREALTLAMHKLPFKTKIVTAEMSNEIF
- the rplE gene encoding 50S ribosomal protein L5, producing the protein MARLKEKYLALKPELQSALDIKNVMDIPALEKVVISVGAGFAMKDNKLIQNIEDTITTIAGQKASTVIAKKSVAGFKVREGMPVGVRVTLRGENMYNFFDRLVSIALPRVKDFRGVPRNGFDGRGNYNFGLQEQLIFPEISYDSIMQIHGMNITVVTTAKDDKAAYTLLEKMGMPFTKGGSN
- the rpsH gene encoding 30S ribosomal protein S8 yields the protein MAINDLVSDALTRIRNAGMRRLATTTLVHSKSVEAVANILVEKGYLESANVIEDGVKKTIKVALKYDDNEKNVINELKRVSKPGRRIYKGKDEIKRFKNGYGTIIVSTSRGVLPNDKAYELGIGGEVMCTVW
- the rpsS gene encoding 30S ribosomal protein S19, with the translated sequence MARSVKKGPFVDDHLMKKVEAAKASGDKKPIKTWSRRSVVLPDMIGLTLNVHNGRQFVPVYVTENHIGYKLGEFAPTRTFKGHKGSVQKKG
- a CDS encoding type Z 30S ribosomal protein S14, with product MAKKSMIAKAKRTPKYAVRAYTRCQICGRPHSVIRDFGICRICFRKMANEGMIPGVRKSSW
- the rpmC gene encoding 50S ribosomal protein L29 → MKYSDLAGKSAAELQAMLKEKKTELFTLKIKQKMMQLQNSSELKTAKKDIARINTALTAVAK
- the rplN gene encoding 50S ribosomal protein L14; protein product: MIQGFTRLNVADNTGAKEIMCIKVLGGSKRRYATVGDVIVASVKKAIPTAKVKKGKVVKAVIVRTHKEVQRENGSLIRFDDNAAVILDDKREPIGTRIFGPIGREVRYAGFMKIVSLAPEVV
- the rplB gene encoding 50S ribosomal protein L2; the protein is MAIKTYRPITPSRRFYTNVDNSDITAKASVRSLLVKLPTHSGRNNNGRITSRHKQAGAKKLYRIIDFKRNKMNIEGTVSAIEYDPYRNCRIALVTYADGEKRYILQPKGLNVGDKISAAESGLDVKPGNAMKLKNIPVGTTVHNVELKVGKGGQMVRSAGTSAQIMGRDGKYVSLRMPSSEMRLVLGECMATVGVVGNEEYSNIVLAKAGRTRHMGIRPQTRGSAMNPIDHPHGGGEGKTNSGRHPVTPWGKPTKGAKTRRKKASDKLIITRRKPNAKRVG
- the rplV gene encoding 50S ribosomal protein L22 encodes the protein MARALLKFIRVSPIKSRLIAREVQGMNAEEAMAALEFTPNKAAKIISKVIASAVANSGNEAEDCVITSCRVDNGPVLKRFRPRARGMASGIRKPTAHILVEVEGK